One stretch of Acaryochloris thomasi RCC1774 DNA includes these proteins:
- a CDS encoding sigma-70 family RNA polymerase sigma factor — protein MENDSLGQYLKEIGRIPLLSAEQEIELAQRIKTGDAKAKQQMIQANLRLVVAIAKKYQNRGVPLLDLIQEGSFGLSTAAEKYDLAQGCRFSTYAYWWIRQSMTRAVQLQSRTIRLPSQIYERYNRLQKTQRTLMKQTGRMPTNSELAEAMDLSIEQFRNMLQHLQTPASLDMEVGDKRREKNRLMDLIKGDDNPAEVLELASTKESIRAMLGILSERQQHIISQRFGLDDGEAKSFQAISEQLEITRERTRQIYHQAMKRLTQMYNAA, from the coding sequence ATGGAAAATGACAGCCTCGGGCAGTATCTTAAGGAAATCGGTCGCATTCCGCTCCTCTCTGCTGAGCAAGAAATTGAGCTGGCCCAACGAATTAAGACGGGGGATGCCAAGGCCAAACAGCAGATGATTCAGGCTAATCTTAGGCTGGTCGTGGCAATCGCTAAGAAGTATCAAAACCGGGGTGTGCCGCTGCTGGATCTGATTCAAGAGGGCAGTTTTGGATTAAGCACCGCTGCCGAGAAATATGATCTCGCCCAAGGGTGTAGGTTCAGTACCTACGCCTATTGGTGGATCCGACAGTCAATGACCCGTGCCGTTCAGTTACAGTCGAGGACCATCCGACTACCCAGCCAAATCTATGAACGATACAATCGACTCCAGAAAACGCAGCGGACTCTGATGAAGCAGACGGGACGAATGCCAACGAACTCTGAGCTAGCGGAGGCGATGGACCTTTCGATTGAACAATTCAGGAACATGCTGCAGCATCTGCAAACTCCAGCATCCCTGGATATGGAGGTGGGAGATAAAAGACGCGAGAAAAACCGACTGATGGACCTCATCAAGGGTGATGATAATCCTGCTGAAGTGCTAGAACTTGCTTCAACCAAGGAATCGATTAGAGCGATGCTCGGGATTCTCAGTGAACGGCAGCAGCACATTATCAGCCAGCGCTTTGGTCTTGACGATGGCGAAGCAAAGTCTTTTCAAGCCATTAGTGAGCAGCTAGAGATCACCCGTGAAAGAACACGGCAAATTTATCATCAAGCAATGAAACGGCTGACTCAAATGTACAACGCGGCTTAG
- a CDS encoding AbrB family transcriptional regulator, which yields MAKKTAAKKQDIQPLVGKELLKKLTTLSHLSKREKAKECGYEIGGRVNQSGFMNAILEAKGISLDGDANGDSRGREATYRVKVHKNGQLMIGSSYTEKMGLQTGDEFEIKLGYKHIHLVQITEDD from the coding sequence ATGGCGAAGAAAACAGCAGCAAAGAAGCAAGACATTCAGCCCTTAGTTGGGAAAGAACTACTCAAAAAGCTCACAACCTTATCCCACCTCTCTAAGCGAGAAAAAGCAAAGGAATGTGGCTATGAGATAGGTGGTCGAGTGAACCAAAGTGGTTTCATGAATGCCATCCTGGAAGCCAAGGGCATTTCTCTAGACGGTGATGCCAATGGCGATAGTAGAGGTCGAGAGGCAACCTATCGGGTGAAAGTCCACAAGAATGGGCAGCTAATGATCGGGTCTTCCTATACAGAGAAGATGGGTCTACAAACTGGCGATGAGTTTGAAATCAAGCTCGGTTACAAGCATATACATCTTGTTCAGATAACTGAAGACGATTAG
- a CDS encoding uridine kinase family protein, translated as MISSRTIGISGGSGSGKTTLAKALVERLKGRALLLSHDRYYFHMPCGNYDTPDALDTALMLSHLDSLQSGHAAELPIYDEVHSRRKTETEWVQPYEIIVVEGIFVFSVSEIRRQLDFSIYVETPEKERLQRRVIRDSQEKLRAKSSIIKEWHSNVMPTHQSQVEKGAEIADLIVSGQGQTREAVTQILSQFDWSHD; from the coding sequence ATGATCAGCTCTCGTACCATTGGTATCAGTGGGGGTAGTGGGTCGGGCAAGACCACACTGGCAAAAGCTCTAGTAGAAAGGCTAAAAGGTCGGGCGCTACTTCTCAGTCATGATCGATATTATTTCCACATGCCTTGCGGGAATTACGATACCCCAGATGCGCTCGATACAGCGCTAATGCTCTCGCATTTGGACAGCCTCCAATCTGGCCATGCTGCTGAACTGCCGATCTACGACGAGGTGCATAGCCGGAGGAAGACTGAGACGGAATGGGTACAACCCTATGAAATTATCGTTGTTGAAGGCATCTTCGTTTTTTCAGTTTCTGAAATCAGAAGACAACTCGATTTCAGTATTTATGTTGAGACCCCTGAGAAGGAGCGCCTGCAGCGGAGAGTCATCAGGGACTCGCAAGAAAAACTGAGAGCGAAGTCTAGCATCATTAAGGAGTGGCATAGCAATGTAATGCCGACCCATCAATCTCAGGTTGAGAAAGGGGCTGAAATCGCGGACCTAATAGTCTCGGGGCAAGGTCAGACAAGAGAAGCTGTGACTCAGATCCTATCTCAATTTGACTGGAGCCATGATTGA
- a CDS encoding GNAT family N-acetyltransferase produces the protein MRGIAYHRTSVASILQLRHRILRKGHPITEVMFPEDSDEASRHYGAFDDTGQNLCCLSLLPSVWQEQPAWRLRAMATDKHWRNQGIGSGLLRFAIASLENDSQLQTIWCYSRVSARGFYERLGWQAVSNVFDYGNAGPSITMIWGCDITANAPN, from the coding sequence TTGAGGGGAATCGCATACCATCGCACGTCTGTCGCCAGCATCCTGCAGCTCCGCCACCGGATACTGCGGAAAGGGCACCCGATCACTGAGGTAATGTTCCCCGAAGACAGCGACGAAGCCAGTCGCCACTATGGAGCCTTCGACGACACAGGCCAAAACCTTTGCTGTCTATCGCTACTCCCTTCAGTCTGGCAAGAGCAACCCGCCTGGAGACTGCGGGCGATGGCGACTGATAAACACTGGCGAAACCAAGGTATAGGCTCTGGCTTGCTTCGGTTTGCGATCGCATCGCTAGAGAACGACAGCCAACTTCAGACGATCTGGTGCTATTCGAGGGTTAGTGCCAGGGGATTCTATGAAAGACTGGGATGGCAGGCGGTGTCTAATGTCTTCGACTATGGCAATGCTGGGCCGTCGATCACGATGATTTGGGGTTGCGATATCACCGCTAACGCACCTAACTAA
- a CDS encoding HU family DNA-binding protein gives MNKGDLVDAIADKSGVTKKQADEILTATVDTIVETVAGGDKITLVGFGSFEPRDRAARDGRNPKTGEVMKIKATTVPGFSAGKSFKEKVKG, from the coding sequence ATGAACAAAGGTGATTTAGTTGATGCGATCGCAGATAAATCTGGCGTCACCAAGAAGCAAGCTGACGAAATATTGACGGCGACAGTTGATACCATCGTCGAGACTGTAGCCGGTGGAGACAAGATTACTCTGGTGGGCTTCGGAAGTTTCGAGCCAAGAGATCGCGCTGCTAGGGACGGGCGTAATCCTAAAACCGGAGAAGTAATGAAGATCAAGGCGACGACGGTACCAGGGTTCAGCGCAGGGAAATCTTTTAAGGAGAAAGTGAAGGGCTGA
- a CDS encoding RNA recognition motif domain-containing protein: MTIYIGNLSYDATQDNIKEVFAEYGTVKKAHVPTDRETGRPRGFAFIDMGLDSEEEKAIAELDGAEWMGRTLKVNKARPRGN; this comes from the coding sequence ATGACGATTTACATCGGTAACCTCTCCTACGACGCCACCCAAGACAATATCAAAGAAGTCTTCGCTGAATACGGCACCGTCAAAAAAGCCCACGTCCCAACAGACCGTGAGACCGGACGGCCCAGAGGTTTTGCGTTCATAGACATGGGTTTAGATAGCGAAGAAGAAAAAGCGATCGCTGAACTCGATGGAGCTGAATGGATGGGCCGAACGCTCAAGGTCAACAAGGCTAGACCTAGGGGAAATTAG